A genomic stretch from Tribolium castaneum strain GA2 chromosome 6, icTriCast1.1, whole genome shotgun sequence includes:
- the LOC662650 gene encoding isoaspartyl peptidase/L-asparaginase: MESFVLILVISLFAEIRCKMEPIVLVHGGAGDIPDSRVSLKITGVKKAASLGYKVLKNGGSVVEAVEEAVKSMEDDEAFNAGYGSVLNLDGDVEMDASIMLGSNLLSGGVTVVKDIAHPISLARLVMEKTPHFLLAGAGANRFAKEQGVPSVPPGSLVSKYAKEALEHFMKYGDNGTEMSGVGEVGTVGAVAIDSKGRLAAATSTGGITGKMAGRSSDTCIIGSGTYADDNVGAVSTTGHGESIARFCLAHAIIYEMRNGSSASEATAKALKEMKGRLPNTAGAITISKSGELGIDFTSRRMAWAYQVKDEMHFGIEHGQHTKEKV; the protein is encoded by the exons ATGGAATCTTTCGTTCTAATTTTAGTTATATCACTGTTTGCAGAGATTAG GTGTAAAATGGAGCCGATTGTCCTCGTCCACGGTGGTGCAGGTGATATTCCCGATTCCAGGGTTTCCCTCAAAATCACAGGAGTGAAAAAAGCCGCATCTTTGGGTtacaaagttttgaaaaatggcGGGAGCGTTGTCGAGGCTGTGGAAGAAGCTGTCAAGTCGATGGAAGATGACGAAGCTTTTAATGCCG gaTATGGGTCCGTTTTGAATCTGGACGGCGACGTGGAAATGGACGCCTCCATCATGCTTGGTTCAAACCTCCTCTCCGGGGGCGTAACCGTCGTCAAAGACATCGCCCACCCCATTTCCCTGGCCCGCCTTGTCATGGAAAAAACGCCCCACTTTCTCCTCGCCGGAGCTGGGGCCAACCGCTTTGCCAAAGAACAAGGCGTTCCCTCCGTCCCCCCCGGCAGTCTAGTTTCAAAATACGCAAAAGAAGCGTTGGAACACTTCATGAAATACGGCGATAACGGCACCGAAATGAGTGGTGTGGGAGAGGTGGGGACAGTTGGGGCGGTGGCAATCGATTCGAAAGGACGATTGGCTGCGGCCACCTCCACGGGCGGGATCACCGGCAAAATGGCGGGGCGAAGTAGCGATACCTGTATCATTGGGAGTGGCACTTATGCTGACGATAACGTGGGGGCTGTCTCAACAACTGGACATGGGGAAAGTATCGCCAGATTTTGTCTCGCCCATGCCATTATCTACGAAATGAGGAATGGGTCAAGTGCCAGTGAGGCCACGGCTAAGGCATTGAAGGAAATGAAGGGGCGGTTGCCCAACACTGCTGGGGCTATCACCATTTCGAAGAGTGGGGAGTTGGGGATTGATTTTACGAGTAGGAGAATGGCGTGGGCATACCAGGTCAAGGACGAGATGCATTTTGGCATCGAACACGGGCAACACACCAAAGAAAAGgtttaa